One Fusarium musae strain F31 chromosome 6, whole genome shotgun sequence DNA segment encodes these proteins:
- a CDS encoding hypothetical protein (EggNog:ENOG41), with protein sequence MAMRFERTSSDIGDYTRIKHELIPMRDGVKLCADVFLPFSASKDGQKVPVICSLGPYGKEVHASSFGLPQTPIYAEMYKHIKPLGPDACFELCEPLLWCQEYGYAILRVDERGIGNSEGRLDPFGLGRSFEIQADAEGQDLYDVVEWAAAQSWSSGKVAFSGISYYGMVGYWAAMQKPPHLTCIMSYESACSLYQAVRRGGIYSHNFQSHWYNIVIPQQRGARDGSRTEEELEADRVDYPGLLATNEHPDGNCVGFLEKIRSLSDIEVPIYLAGNWTDSEVHLPGNIPAFNSVASKQKWLEMHTGNHLGAYYEPEHIAMQRKFLDYFLFDKKDNGMLDVPRIRLLQHHGIKTLYREDETSFPPSDAEDVSFYLTPEKQLSLNHPAGQKTKLSYQGYKENMTFTLDSPFANSFEILGSPFLELEVSTSAKDLDLFIYLRAIDENGKTMVLGGNHGEPMDNFARGYFRLSHRDEVAKDFDKGRVILQPPTPKSEVVPGEVYKVMVPIYPAAYLFDKGQTLSLETGSVNTPSTIPPMRHEGGDRVAERFAGENILFSHGRLVLPRVRR encoded by the exons ATGGCCATGCGATTCGAGAGGACGTCTTCCGACATAGGAGACTACACCCGTATCAAACACGAACTCATTCCGATGCGCGACGGTGTCAAGCTTTGTGCTGATGTTTTCCTTCCATTCTCGGCGTCCAAAGACGGCCAAAAGGTCCCAGTGATTTGCAGTCTGGGGCCCTACGGCAAGGAGGTCCATGCCTCGTCGTTTGGATTACCTCAGACCCCTATCTATGCTGAGATGTACAAGCACATCAAGCCGCTTGGACCAGATGCTTGCTTTGAGCTATGTGAACCGCTCCTGTGG TGTCAAGAGTATGGCTATGCTATTCTCCGTGTCGACGAGCGTGGTATTGGTAATAGCGAAGGGCGACTCGATCCTTTTGGTCTGGGACGATCATTCGAGATCCAGGCCGACGCCGAAGGCCAAG ATCTCTACGATGTTGTTGAATGGGCCGCCGCTCAAAGTTGGTCCAGTGGTAAGGTAGCATTTTCTGGCATCAGCTACTATGGCATGGTAGGCTACTGGGCTGCTATGCAGAAACCACCACATTTGACGTGCATCATGTCGTATGAATCAGCCTGTAGTCTCTATCAAGCTGTTCGTCGTGGGGGTATCTACAGCCACAATTTTCAATCTCATTGGTACAACATCGTTATACCCCAACAACGAGGAGCGCGAGATGGGTCACGaaccgaggaggagcttgaggccgACCGGGTGGACTACCCCGGACTCCTGGCAACAAACGAGCATCCTGATGGAAACTGTgttggcttcttggaaaAGATTAGATCGCTCTCCGACATAGAAGTGCCGATTTATCTGGCCGGCAACTGGACTGATTCGGAGGTACATCTTCCGGGCAACATTCCCGCCTTCAATAGCGTCGCTTCAAAGCAGAAGTGGCTTGAAATGCATACTGGAAACCATCTAGGTGCATATTATGAGCCAGAGCATATTGCCATGCAGAGGAAGTTCTTGGACTATTTCCTTTTCGACAAGAAGGATAACGGAATGCTGGACGTACCTCGGATCCGGCTTCTTCAGCACCATGGCATCAAGACCCTGTACCGAGAAGACGAGACTTCCTTCCCGCCCTCCGATGCAGAAGATGTATCATTTTATCTCACTCCCGAGAAGCAACTTTCTCTGAATCACCCGGCAGGACAAAAGACAAAGTTGTCCTACCAGGGCTATAAAGAAAACATGACCTTCACGCTTGATTCTCCATTTGCCAATTCTTTCGAAATACTTGGATCTCcttttcttgagcttgaagtcAGCACCAGTGCCAAGGACTTGGATCTCTTCATCTATCTTCGCGCAATCGACGAGAATGGAAAAACGATGGTATTGGGTGGCAACCATGGTGAGCCTATGGATAATTTCGCCAGAGGCTATTTTCGCCTATCACACCGAGATGAGGTTGCCAAAGACTTTGATAAGGGTCGCGTTATTCTTCAGCCTCCCACGCCCAAGTCTGAGGTCGTTCCAGGTGAGGTATACAAGGTTATGGTGCCTATCTACCCGGCAGCATATTTGTTTGACAAAGGTCAAACGCTCTCACTTGAGACAGGTTCGGTTAATACACCAAGCACGATTCCGCCAATGCGTCACGAAGGAGGTGATAGGGTTGCGGAAAGATTTGCTGGGGAAAATATTCTATTCTCTCACGGACGTCTTGTGCTGCCTCGTGTGAGGCGCTGA
- a CDS encoding hypothetical protein (EggNog:ENOG41): protein MSDGEAVLDVLIGLKVDNYHPKLKEHLWRVPPPPVDNHPSLVSEVKTVYARLVKVEEKCTQIEQNQSKNSERNPDLNNEQWEALQAVHRTLVLEQHELPIAFSSLSPQLRHFRKIAHDHSLQSRSLRRFSDCLLPLLKREQDLESARQWLEIMKLSSSLIEILGKNDLLFTHEEMALMDTIEEIEAILGRLKHWFRRKYEDLGRKKDVTEEQGLAEPIFEFPNNIRHTCTTMPWTIFPALLVLWGVCWMFVIGSSQPEHEWGTAVDPMISPVPAAYDFYVDFHGIGTEEGPQGSAADGSENRGYFSENALEGLWAGDDQLMIDLILASAQDTPQDPNFMNPDMTSRGYSKSLELAAQGTAEISPPVAMKDPTYTPCINTDNSVARDATGSVDSSGYGQRTINSDE from the exons ATGTCAGATGGCGAGGCTGTTTTGGATGTTCTTATTGGTTTGAAGGT AGACAATTATCACCCAAAGCTTAAAGAACATCTCTGGCGAGTGCCCCCGCCGCCGGTCGACAATCATCCTTCTCTTGTGTCCGAAGTCAAAACTGTCTATGCACGCCTCGTAAAGGTGGAAGAAAAATGCACTCAAATCGAACAGAACCAGTCCAAAAATAGCGAAAGAAACCCAGATCTCAACAACGAGCAGTGGGAGGCCCTCCAGGCTGTCCACCGTACGCTCGTGCTCGAACAGCATGAGCTTCCTATCGCCTTCTCCTCACTCAGCCCACAACTGCGCCACTTTAGAAAGATCGCGCATGACCATTCCCTCCAGTCACGAAGTCTGCGGCGGTTCAGCGACTgtctgcttcctcttctgaagCGCGAGCAGGACTTGGAATCCGCAAGGCAATGGCTAGAGATCATGAAATTATCTTCTTCACTCATCGAAATACTTGGGAAGAATGACTTGCTCTTCACTCACGAAGAAATGGCCCTTATGGACACGATCGAAGAGATTGAAGCCATATTGGGCAGATTAAAACATTGGTTCAGGCGAAAATACGAAGACCTTGGCCGAAAGAAAGATGTGACGGAGGAGCAAGGTCTTGCTGAGCCCATCTTTGAGTTTCCCAACAACATCAGGCACACATGTACAACAATGCCGTGGACAATTTTCCCAGCACTGTTAGTACTATGGGGTGTATGTTGGATGTTCGTCATCGGTTCTAGCCAACCTGAGCATGAATGGGGCACTGCTGTCGATCCTATGATCTCGCCCGTACCGGCCGCTTATGACTTCTACGTTGACTTCCATGGTATCGGAACTGAAG AGGGACCTCAAGGATCGGCTGCAGACGGCTCCGAGAACAGAGGGTATTTCAGTGAAAATGCCCTGGAAGGGCTCTGGGCTGGAGACGATCAGTTGATGATTGACCTGATCTTGGCCTCTGCCCAAGACACCCCTCAAGATCCAAACTTTATGAATCCGGACATGACGTCCCGTGGTTATTCGAAAAGCCTGGAACTGGCGGCGCAAGGTACGGCCGAGATATCACCACCGGTCGCCATGAAAGACCCAACTTATACGCCATGCATCAATACCGACAATAGCGTAGCGAGAGACGCCACGGGTAGTGTCGACAGCAGCGGCTATGGTCAGCGAACAATCAACTCGGATGAGTGA
- a CDS encoding hypothetical protein (CAZy:GH93) — protein sequence MLGSKASLLLSCLALLSPASCRAIEERAVADHAVTFQTIYKPPSNYNTPKTLYGRNVQLADGTILATWENYSPEPPMVYFPIYQSKDKGSTWAPLSNVTDTKNGWGLRYQPFLYVLPQAIGNLAKGTILLAGNSIPTDLSKTKIDLYASTDSGKTWKYISNIATGGKAVPNNGETPVWEPFLMVYNNKLVCYYSDQRDPSYGQKLVHQTSSDGVTWDAVVNDVRGTAYSQRPGMTTVAKLPNGKWMMTFEYGGGASPNNAAFPVYYRISDSPLTFDSASNQILTAGSRAPSSSPYLTWSPSGGSSGSLIVTANSDNGIYINTNLGAAGSWVYYDIPQPGAYSRQAMVMDNPDWLYVMSAGYLNGDNWVTDSVFKLPNLS from the exons ATGCTTGGCAGCAAGGCTTCCCTGTTATTATCATGCTTGGCTCTCCTAAGCCCTGCATCATGCAGAGCCATTGAGGAGCGGGCCGTGGCGGATCATGCCGTTACGTTCCAGACCATTTACAAGCCTCCCTCCAACTACAACACTCCCAAGACCTTGTATGGGCGAAACGTCCAGCTTGCTGATGGAACTATCCTAGCTACTTG GGAGAACTATAGCCCTGAACCACCAATGGTGTACTTCCCCATCTACCAGAGCAAAGACAAGGGATCAACCTGGGCGCCTCTCTCCAACGTGACAGACACCAAGAACGGCTGGGGTCTCCGCTACCAGCCCTTCCTATACGTCCTGCCCCAGGCCATCGGCAACCTCGCCAAGGGAACTATCCTCCTTGCTGGAAATAGTATCCCTACCGATCtcagcaagaccaagattgATCTTTACGCTTCTACCGACAGCGGCAAGACCTGGAAGTACATCTCCAACATTGCCACCGGAGGAAAAGCCGTTCCCAACAATGGCGAGACTCCTGTCTGGGAGCCTTTCCTGATGGTGTACAACAACAAGCTCGTGTGCTACTACTCTGATCAGCGCGACCCCTCATATGGTCAGAAGTTGGTTCACCAGACTTCCAGCGATGGTGTTACCTGGGATGCTGTCGTCAACGATGTTCGAGGAACTGCTTACTCTCAACGCCCCGGCATGACAACCGTCGCTAAGCTTCCTAACGGAAAGTGGATGATGACTTTTGAGTACGGCGGAGGCGCTTCGCCCAATAACGCTGCTTTCCCCGTTTACTACCGCATCTCCGACTCTCCTCTCACCTTTGACAGCGCATCCAACCAGATTCTCACCGCTGGTAGCCGTGCGCCTAGCTCTTCGCCTTATCTAACCTGGTCGCCTTCTGGAGGATCTAGTGGTTCTCTGATTGTTACTGCTAATAGTGACAATGGTATTTATATCAACACGAACCTCGGCGCTGCGGGCTCTTGGGTTTACTATGACATTCCCCAGCCTGGTGCCTATTCCCGACAGGCTATGGTTATGGATAACCCTGATTGGTTGTATGTCATGAGTGCTGGATATCTCAATGGTGATAACTGGGTCACCGACAGTGTCTTTAAGCTTCCCAACCTGTCTTAG
- a CDS encoding hypothetical protein (EggNog:ENOG41) codes for MRLSNIISIGLAFITPATVLAAPANTLHRRDCPSVDTIRQWIRDNANVGENTIFYTAGAKQEQAKAFAEQKVTDGNYWGKVFDNNKYLDWIEECGEGPEQDKLFPRMGEALARESSGTAYVIMIKGNAIANFWKDNEYPYLDENGVKIIAVNAENFDDQKDYNGQPFKRDIKF; via the coding sequence ATGAGACTCtcaaacatcatctcaatTGGCCTGGCCTTCATCACTCCTGCCACTGTCCTCGCAGCCCCAGCAAACACCCTCCACCGTCGAGACTGTCCCTCCGTCGACACCATCCGCCAATGGATCCGCGACAACGCCAACGTCGGCGAAAACACAATCTTCTACACCGCCGGCGCCAAGCAAGAGCAGGCCAAAGCCTTCGCTGAGCAAAAGGTCACGGACGGAAACTACTGGGGCAAGGTCTTCGACAACAACAAGTACCTTGACTGGATTGAGGAGTGTGGTGAGGGACCGGAGCAGGATAAGCTATTTCCTCGTATGGGAGAGGCTCTTGCGAGGGAGTCTAGTGGAACGGCGTATGTGATTATGATCAAGGGGAATGCTATTGCGAACTTTTGGAAGGATAACGAGTATCCTTaccttgatgagaatggggtCAAGATCATTGCTGTTAATGCTGAGAACTTTGATGATCAGAAAGATTACAATGGTCAGCCATTCAAGCGGGATATTAAGTTCTAG
- a CDS encoding hypothetical protein (EggNog:ENOG41) translates to MPDSKNLATSDPTLVKLTIDCLGQIQSAFEEYVKIGNSSQDGNPEWAASIDSLVTALKRVGWALNGSKTVPELWKKLKIYNDALNRLWKSTDAVVQRHLLLSLDNFNNAEGLRLMEMALTRADISEYQELAAAVRLRRIVLEAKDRETGSLYAGQTSHYLGDLGQLEDYLGLDAAAFRPSISTLSTDLPRTAIVNGRDAILEWKLYKTDTPDDMNQRQYEWVVRSSMRSLAKLLSQTPKPAGLRALNCLGFYEPSARGLGTPVCFAFSPPPLAYREPISLAKLMEMNKEVVDPEGNIMPFELGGVSVDSHMYLGDRFALATTLARAVQQLHNLGWLHKGIRSQNVLFYRPNDVRGVWRPEPRDLYLVGYEFARPASQASLSIPVENKSGVTIYHHPLYVDSQNARYESRFDLYSLGVVLIEIACGKTAIQMAQHGRVDTSAPWEWDLYIAHYLLSEVERKMGKVYGEVVRRCIKGEVGNEGSGQKGNYQTYLKSLDVDIVGKLELCYA, encoded by the coding sequence ATGCCCGACAGCAAGAATCTTGCCACCAGCGACCCTACCTTAGTCAAGTTGACAATAGACTGCCTAGGTCAAATCCAAAGTGCTTTCGAAGAGTACGTCAAGATTGGGAACAGCAGTCAAGATGGCAACCCTGAGTGGGCCGCTTCAATAGATTCACTCGTAACGGCCCTAAAGAGAGTTGGATGGGCATTAAATGGATCCAAAACGGTGCCTGAACTatggaagaagctcaaaaTATATAACGACGCCCTGAATAGGCTCTGGAAGTCAACTGACGCTGTCGTTCAGCGTCATCTACTTCTCTCATTGGACAATTTTAACAACGCCGAGGGCTTGAGACTGATGGAAATGGCACTTACGAGGGCTGATATATCTGAGTATCAGGAGCTAGCTGCCGCAGTACGGTTGCGCCGAATTGTTCTTGAGGCTAAGGATAGGGAGACTGGGTCACTCTATGCTGGGCAAACCAGCCACTATCTGGGAGACCTGGGACAGCTTGAGGATTATTTGGGACTTGACGCCGCAGCATTTCGCCCATCCATTTCAACACTAAGCACAGATTTACCCCGCACTGCTATTGTAAACGGCCGAGACGCCATTCTGGAATGGAAATTGTACAAGACAGATACCCCTGACGATATGAACCAGAGGCAATATGAATGGGTTGTTAGGAGCAGTATGAGATCACTGGCCAAGTTGCTGTCTCAAACCCCAAAGCCGGCTGGACTCAGGGCTCTCAATTGCCTAGGCTTCTACGAACCTTCAGCCCGTGGTCTTGGCACTCCTGTGTGCTTTGCCTTctcacctcctcctcttgcATACAGGGAACCAATCTCTCTTGCCAAGCTTATGGAGATGAATAAAGAGGTGGTTGACCCTGAGGGAAATATAATGCCGTTTGAGCTTGGCGGTGTATCAGTTGACAGTCATATGTATTTGGGTGATCGTTTTGCTCTAGCTACTACACTTGCACGAGCTGTCCAACAACTCCACAATCTAGGTTGGCTGCATAAGGGAATCCGAAGCCAGAATGTACTCTTCTACCGCCCCAACGATGTTAGAGGTGTCTGGAGACCAGAACCAAGGGACCTTTATCTCGTGGGCTATGAGTTTGCTCGCCCAGCATCACAGGCCAGTCTCTCAATTCCGGTAGAGAACAAATCCGGTGTGACGATCTATCACCACCCGTTATACGTTGACAGCCAGAATGCCCGATACGAGTCCCGCTTTGACCTCTATAGCCTTGGAGTTGTCCTCATCGAGATTGCTTGCGGCAAAACGGCTATCCAGATGGCCCAACATGGCAGGGTTGACACCTCTGCGCCCTGGGAGTGGGATCTCTATATTGCTCACTATCTACTATCGGAGGTCGAAAGAAAAATGGGCAAAGTTTATGGAGAGGTAGTTCGGCGCTGTATTAAGGGCGAAGTCGGAAATGAAGGCTCAGGGCAGAAGGGTAACTATCAGACTTACCTTAAGAGCCTTGACGTAGATATAGTTGGAAAGTTGGAGTTGTGCTATGCCTAA